A genomic stretch from Pseudomonas alkylphenolica includes:
- a CDS encoding restriction endonuclease gives MAIPDFQSVMRPVLATVQNGAPLPLSELRERVADQFQLTEEERKEHLPSGHQTVINNRVGWARTYLNKAGLLTIPAKGMVQITARGLDALSNGPERITVSWLKQFPEFADFHTAKPQTTDIPVVLDIASSETTPDEQLAEAHQALMQSLADELLAQVRAATPSFFEQVVVDLMLAMGYGGSRKEAGKATQLTNDGGIDGTIKEDKLGLDVIYLQAKRWSNTVHRPEIDKFIGALTRQRARKGVFITTSDFSMGARDAALGLDIKVVLIDGVELAQLMVEHNLGVSVKEVYEVKQLDSDYFAEE, from the coding sequence ATGGCAATTCCGGATTTCCAAAGCGTGATGCGGCCTGTGCTAGCCACTGTGCAAAACGGCGCGCCGCTGCCGCTCAGCGAACTACGCGAGCGGGTAGCTGATCAGTTCCAACTGACTGAGGAGGAGCGCAAAGAGCACCTGCCTTCCGGGCATCAGACAGTAATCAACAACCGCGTTGGCTGGGCTCGGACTTATCTGAACAAGGCAGGGCTACTGACCATTCCAGCCAAGGGCATGGTGCAGATCACTGCACGTGGCCTTGATGCTCTGTCCAATGGGCCAGAGCGCATTACTGTGAGCTGGTTAAAGCAATTCCCCGAGTTCGCCGACTTCCATACCGCCAAGCCACAGACGACAGACATCCCTGTGGTGCTGGATATCGCCAGCTCAGAAACCACTCCAGACGAACAGTTAGCCGAAGCTCATCAGGCGCTGATGCAGTCACTGGCTGATGAGCTGCTTGCTCAGGTGCGGGCAGCAACGCCGAGTTTCTTCGAACAAGTGGTGGTCGATCTGATGCTAGCCATGGGTTACGGAGGCTCACGCAAGGAAGCCGGCAAAGCAACTCAGCTCACCAATGACGGTGGTATCGACGGCACCATCAAGGAAGACAAGCTTGGCCTCGACGTGATCTACCTGCAGGCCAAGCGCTGGAGCAACACAGTGCATCGCCCGGAGATCGACAAGTTCATCGGCGCACTGACCCGCCAACGGGCACGCAAGGGTGTGTTCATCACTACCTCGGACTTTTCCATGGGCGCGAGAGACGCGGCGCTTGGTCTGGATATCAAGGTGGTGTTGATCGATGGTGTCGAGCTTGCTCAGTTGATGGTCGAGCACAATTTGGGGGTGAGCGTTAAGGAGGTCTACGAGGTGAAGCAGCTCGATAGCGATTACTTTGCCGAAGAGTGA
- a CDS encoding CopG family ribbon-helix-helix protein, which produces MATSIKIDDELKNRIQHLAGLRQRSSHWIMREAIAQYVEREEAREGFKQEALASWAAYQETGRHLTGQETRTWLNTWGTDAEAELPKCHD; this is translated from the coding sequence ATGGCCACTTCTATCAAAATTGATGACGAGCTGAAAAATCGCATTCAGCACCTAGCTGGTCTGCGTCAACGTTCGTCCCACTGGATTATGCGCGAAGCGATAGCGCAGTACGTCGAGCGCGAAGAGGCCCGCGAGGGCTTTAAACAGGAAGCCCTGGCTTCGTGGGCAGCGTATCAGGAAACGGGGCGGCATCTGACCGGCCAAGAGACTCGGACCTGGCTAAATACCTGGGGCACCGATGCTGAGGCGGAGCTTCCCAAGTGCCACGATTGA
- a CDS encoding type II toxin-antitoxin system RelE/ParE family toxin, translated as MPRLIITEGAAQGLERCRQFLVEKGPQVARRAAQAIERQLARLEEGPEVGRPFPELPELRELIIEFGESGYVALYRHEREDDAVYVLAFRHQKEVGY; from the coding sequence GTGCCACGATTGATTATCACTGAAGGCGCTGCGCAAGGGCTGGAGCGTTGCCGTCAGTTTCTTGTCGAGAAAGGTCCGCAGGTAGCTCGGCGTGCTGCCCAGGCGATTGAGCGACAACTTGCTCGACTAGAAGAAGGGCCGGAAGTAGGTCGTCCATTCCCAGAACTGCCGGAACTGCGTGAGCTGATAATCGAGTTCGGTGAGTCGGGGTATGTTGCGCTCTATCGGCATGAGCGGGAGGATGACGCTGTATATGTACTGGCCTTTCGGCATCAGAAAGAAGTCGGTTACTGA
- a CDS encoding inovirus-type Gp2 protein translates to MSNRKTYTHLSQSDIALQIESLVQAIEKTDAPAFRITQSRSGYERLEETRLSRYFTHIKQMVDLFDDRVEYSYSEHLQAFREACQDVGLERRLDGPICPNERGTAYLDHHHSMNVLTARIRQLTRELRYRRKSGDRSVEARKQEKEITGYTDALVSLYSRTTIVRVNLYYRSEAQARLRVEHVFDDLQQLVITHKRNPIFEHLIGYIYSVEQGDRNDGQGYHIHAAYFFNGNVVCRDVWKAIEIGGLWEDITRGQGYMESCNHDKDRYGDKCGIGQIQRGDQAIRPHIHRAMKYLVKNAQHLRLRPEGARCLRTGQLKHPCRG, encoded by the coding sequence ATGAGCAATCGTAAGACCTACACCCACCTCTCCCAATCCGACATTGCCCTTCAAATTGAGTCACTCGTCCAGGCTATCGAGAAGACTGACGCACCAGCATTCCGAATCACGCAAAGCCGATCAGGCTATGAGCGTCTCGAAGAGACCAGGCTCTCCCGATACTTCACCCACATCAAGCAAATGGTCGACCTGTTCGATGATCGGGTGGAGTACAGCTACAGCGAGCACCTGCAAGCATTCAGGGAGGCTTGCCAGGACGTAGGCCTTGAGCGCCGTCTTGACGGTCCGATCTGTCCGAATGAACGGGGTACGGCTTATCTGGATCACCACCACAGCATGAATGTCCTGACAGCACGGATTCGTCAATTGACCCGTGAGCTGCGGTATCGGCGCAAGAGTGGGGATCGCAGCGTTGAGGCGCGTAAGCAGGAGAAGGAGATCACTGGGTACACGGATGCTCTGGTGAGCCTTTATTCGCGTACTACGATCGTCAGAGTCAATCTTTACTATCGCTCAGAGGCTCAGGCCAGGCTACGAGTTGAGCACGTATTTGATGACCTGCAGCAGTTAGTGATCACGCATAAACGCAATCCGATCTTTGAACATCTTATCGGCTACATCTACTCGGTGGAGCAGGGTGACCGGAATGATGGTCAGGGCTATCACATCCATGCTGCTTACTTCTTTAATGGCAACGTGGTCTGCCGGGATGTCTGGAAAGCCATCGAGATCGGTGGCTTGTGGGAAGACATTACGCGTGGTCAGGGCTACATGGAAAGCTGCAACCACGACAAGGATCGATATGGAGATAAGTGCGGCATTGGCCAGATCCAGAGGGGAGATCAAGCGATTCGACCTCATATCCACAGGGCAATGAAGTATCTCGTCAAAAACGCCCAGCACCTGCGCTTGAGGCCTGAGGGTGCTCGATGCCTGCGGACGGGGCAGCTGAAGCATCCTTGTCGAGGGTGA
- a CDS encoding LysR substrate-binding domain-containing protein — protein sequence MELRHLRYFVAVAEEKNIGRAAVRLHISQPPLTRQIQQLEEDLGVQLFTRTPRGMELTPAGELLLDEARNIRSVVEQATERTQRAGQGKLGRLDIAIFGSGILDTIPKLLLMFRGAFPDVKMVLHNMTKEAQIEALRQRRIDVGFNRFIAPLNDIANEVVTTEKILLAVNENHALARQEEIPFRVLADHPLIVFPSGPRPSFVDKVMSMCQQKGFTPHVVQEVGDTLTGVALVASNFGVCLVPESACVLALPGVVYRPLSDIPENSGVDLNCIYRADDQSPILRSFLDTIREFRNGSNLE from the coding sequence ATGGAACTACGCCATTTGCGCTATTTCGTCGCCGTCGCCGAAGAAAAGAATATCGGCCGCGCCGCTGTCCGCCTGCACATTTCCCAACCGCCCCTGACACGGCAGATTCAACAACTGGAAGAGGACCTAGGCGTGCAACTGTTTACGCGCACGCCACGCGGGATGGAGCTGACTCCAGCGGGTGAGCTACTACTCGATGAGGCGCGCAACATTCGCTCAGTGGTAGAGCAAGCGACTGAACGTACTCAACGGGCGGGCCAGGGCAAACTTGGCCGACTAGATATTGCAATCTTCGGTTCAGGGATTCTCGACACGATTCCCAAGCTGCTACTGATGTTTCGCGGTGCCTTTCCCGACGTGAAGATGGTCCTTCACAACATGACCAAGGAGGCCCAAATCGAAGCCTTGCGGCAGCGGCGCATCGATGTGGGCTTCAACAGGTTCATTGCACCTCTAAACGACATCGCTAATGAGGTCGTAACAACAGAGAAAATTCTGCTGGCGGTCAATGAGAATCACGCTTTAGCTCGTCAGGAAGAAATCCCATTTCGAGTGCTGGCTGATCATCCTCTGATCGTATTTCCATCCGGGCCGCGCCCCAGCTTTGTCGACAAAGTCATGAGCATGTGCCAGCAGAAGGGCTTTACGCCGCACGTGGTTCAGGAGGTTGGTGACACGCTGACCGGCGTAGCTTTGGTAGCCAGTAATTTCGGTGTCTGTTTGGTGCCGGAATCCGCCTGTGTGCTGGCGCTGCCCGGAGTCGTTTATCGCCCTCTAAGCGATATACCGGAGAACTCTGGCGTTGACTTGAATTGCATCTACCGGGCTGATGACCAATCACCAATACTAAGGTCATTCTTGGATACTATTCGGGAATTCCGGAATGGGTCCAACCTCGAGTGA